One genomic segment of Coffea arabica cultivar ET-39 chromosome 6e, Coffea Arabica ET-39 HiFi, whole genome shotgun sequence includes these proteins:
- the LOC113695933 gene encoding mitogen-activated protein kinase kinase 4-like, producing the protein MADGPPNCPPPDDARSRYRPRSGMSLSLQIPQPTAPEVMKMPSLVQAFDPADYEFISHMGSGVSGSVDRVRNKHTGQEYARKRIRISDGMTDEREKQRSLILREMETLAQLHHPNLVELVSGWASVTEIQMMFELMDGSLKDFHTEDENVIADIAQQILTGLSYLRDERIIHRDLKPANVLRNNYGNVKIADFGSSRRLDIGNMQSILTVLGTIQYCSPEMLQHQLRKTDRPDKSDVWSLGILLLEIYMGHFPFPCIDKFQTYNEIINDFVVPELPNSTSQFRDFVQRCLIRDVDSRASVDELLGHNFLHMFR; encoded by the coding sequence ATGGCTGACGGTCCTCCTAACTGTCCGCCTCCTGACGATGCTCGTTCCCGCTACCGCCCTCGTTCGGGGATGAGCCTCAGCCTTCAGATCCCGCAGCCAACTGCTCCCGAAGTGATGAAAATGCCGTCTCTCGTGCAAGCGTTCGATCCCGCTGATTATGAGTTTATATCACATATGGGAAGTGGCGTTTCGGGTAGTGTTGATAGGGTGAGGAACAAACATACCGGTCAAGAATATGCGAGGAAAAGGATAAGGATTTCGGACGGTATGACGGATGAACGCGAGAAACAACGCTCGTTGATTTTGAGAGAGATGGAAACTCTAGCTCAACTTCATCATCCTAACCTTGtggaattggtttctggttggGCTAGCGTAACCGAGATTCAAATGATGTTTGAGCTGATGGATGGATCTTTGAAAGATTTTCACACTGAAGACGAGAATGTGATCGCAGACATTGCGCAACAGATATTGACGGGTCTGAGTTATCTACGGGACGAGAGAATCATCCACAGGGACTTGAAGCCAGCGAACGTGTTGAGAAATAACTACGGCAATGTTAAGATTGCAGATTTTGGTTCGAGCAGGAGATTGGACATCGGCAACATGCAATCCATTTTGACAGTCCTCGGCACTATTCAATACTGTAGTCCCGAAATGTTGCAGCATCAACTGCGCAAAACCGACCGACCCGACAAGAGTGATGTTTGGAGCTTGGGGATCTTATTGCTGGAAATTTATATGGGACATTTCCCTTTTCCCTGCATTGATAAGTTTCAGACTTACAATGAGATTATTAATGACTTCGTTGTTCCTGAGTTGCCCAATTCTACCTCACAGTTCCGGGATTTTGTTCAGCGATGTTTGATTAGGGATGTGGATTCCAGGGCATCTGTTGATGAACTACTGGGTCATAATTTCTTGCATATGTTTCGTTAG
- the LOC113696345 gene encoding mitogen-activated protein kinase kinase 4, whose amino-acid sequence MTPPSNWWLPMVDPPLGVPTINLADYEYDTRLGWGSIGYVDRVRHKPTGRLYALKAVRIHDHQRCQNRVREYMALAPTLDYRSIVKCHGVQTERGYSRLLYDLMTSPLSGFQTHDMEILSHIADNILFGLQYLRKKNIVFKFLSPSNIFYDDADMAFKIGDVGAPKDLLFDLDCQPVPNVEAERYVAPELLSYMVRLSVEGVENWDVWSLGMCLLEFYLGKFPIDYDKRKDTKGVSLPFFMAGMPNPPRAPPEAWPPFRHFIELCLQRSPADRASVDQLLSHEFVLTFDFEHQEGKGKNEGDRLD is encoded by the coding sequence ATGACTCCACCAAGCAATTGGTGGCTGCCGATGGTGGATCCTCCGCTGGGGGTGCCAACCATAAACCTAGCCGACTACGAATATGACACGCGCTTGGGCTGGGGTTCCATCGGATATGTCGACAGGGTCCGACACAAACCCACCGGCCGACTTTACGCGCTGAAAGCTGTTCGCATCCACGACCACCAGCGCTGCCAAAATAGGGTGAGGGAGTACATGGCCCTTGCTCCCACACTTGACTATCGATCCATCGTCAAATGTCACGGTGTTCAAACAGAGCGAGGTTACAGCCGCTTGTTGTATGACCTCATGACCTCCCCTCTCAGCGGCTTCCAAACTCATGATATGGAAATACTTTCCCATATTGCGGATAACATCTTGTTTGGCCTGCAATACCTGAGGAAGAAGAACATTGTCTTCAAATTTCTCAGTCCTTCCAATATATTCTACGACGACGCTGATATGGCTTTTAAGATTGGTGATGTCGGGGCTCCTAAGGATCTCTTGTTTGATCTAGATTGCCAGCCCGTGCCAAATGTAGAAGCGGAACGGTACGTGGCCCCTGAGCTCTTGAGTTATATGGTGCGTTTGTCTGTTGAAGGGGTGGAGAATTGGGATGTGTGGAGTCTTGGGATGTGTCTGCTCGAGTTCTATTTGGGGAAATTTCCCATTGACTATGACAAGAGGAAGGATACCAAGGGTGTTTCCCTGCCATTTTTTATGGCTGGGATGCCGAATCCTCCTCGAGCACCCCCCGAAGCATGGCCACCTTTCCGGCATTTCATCGAGTTGTGTCTCCAGCGGAGTCCAGCTGACAGGGCCAGTGTCGACCAACTGCTGTCTCACGAGTTTGTACTCACATTTGATTTTGAACACCaagaggggaaggggaaaaacgAAGGGGATAGACTAGACTAA